From a single Cyclobacterium marinum DSM 745 genomic region:
- a CDS encoding phage tail tape measure protein — protein MARKEDESRVRLTVDGKQAINELGKLEMDAKELLSDMKNAKKGTEDYINANKKLKEVRAQIKGLRKEIGLSGMTMTQLSRYQRELKREISVTTTKGTADYKRLKAELLQVNGVLRQQRAELNGTKGFWADMGKQLKQFGVLAISALGATAFFTQIQSMIDGSARLSDSFSDIQKTTGLTADEVEKLNEKLKQFDTRTPRSELRGLAEIAGRLGITGVKDIEEFVSAADKINVALGDSLGDPEQVMKQLGKLTDTFNLKSVYGIEESLLKVGSAINELGMASTANEGYMVEFAKRLSGIAPLAGISIENILGLGATLDSLGQTAEVSTTALSKLFIDMAKNSDKYAKFARMEVEDFVKLMNEDANEAFLRMLEGVKDNSEGITELAGTLGDLGQDGGRVVGVLGTLANNTEALRKQQTISNEAFEKGTSVVDEFTVKNTNLAAKLEKVQKYLAGVFVNSTIMDGIDRMISSFAKWIDIPVSETLQAERINLMKLHAQIITTNTSSEQRIKLINELKKQYPDLLGQINADTISNQELTLAIKSVNDQLINKIIIQEKEEELEEKRQEVANKRIQTLKTEDSIRERMVELADKYNLTIQEGMALDEAALQIANKAGSEQSIFSILDPTYSSSSKLIDDVRIYQAQMESLAQLEGENNELLTAKNELMERLGINMGEVAKKQVVINTETIDDDNDTNDDDNKNSSASSDVKAQKEKLDKMATQWEAYQQRIRDLTRQYELAGMEDSERELELVWDKYAKLEEELIQHLTNKTITEEEFKEKAKELENLKNQELNEIRSKWQEKEAEERHAAEQNINEATLEEKELAILKTNQHYDELIALAKKYGIATVGIEEARRKELSALQKKHDQVEVENAQKINEAKIMIAQSLGQSLGAVIDFVGNKSGELSTFQKVLVGAQIAADTAASLAKIVPLAADAAKGTGPAAPFVFGGYIATMGATVLSAIAKAKQALSNSTVPDWDSSSGEESKIQRRTTGPVSSYYYGGDTGNNSLGFGDKYGDFAGYVHKDEYVVPSFIRSHPYVANVLPAIESIREEKLRGYYRGGQTSGESPNSGTSPSLPTSSKADPEMLALLKSIDGKLDKMPTRVKAYLVDSELQEFRNLRDDLEDRYKI, from the coding sequence ATGGCCAGAAAAGAAGATGAATCACGTGTACGCCTCACCGTAGACGGCAAGCAAGCAATAAATGAGCTAGGTAAGCTCGAAATGGATGCAAAAGAACTGCTTTCCGATATGAAAAATGCCAAAAAAGGTACTGAGGATTATATCAATGCAAACAAAAAATTAAAGGAGGTTCGCGCGCAAATAAAAGGCCTAAGGAAAGAAATTGGTCTTTCCGGAATGACCATGACCCAGCTGTCCAGATACCAGCGTGAGCTTAAAAGAGAAATAAGTGTCACCACTACCAAAGGCACGGCTGATTATAAAAGACTCAAAGCAGAATTACTTCAAGTAAATGGAGTACTCAGGCAGCAACGGGCGGAACTTAACGGCACCAAAGGTTTTTGGGCTGACATGGGTAAGCAGTTGAAGCAATTCGGAGTGCTGGCCATTTCTGCCTTGGGTGCCACAGCTTTTTTTACTCAGATTCAGTCTATGATTGACGGATCAGCCAGATTATCTGATTCTTTCTCAGATATTCAGAAAACAACCGGGCTTACAGCTGATGAGGTAGAGAAGCTGAATGAAAAACTTAAACAATTTGATACTCGTACCCCACGATCAGAACTACGGGGACTAGCTGAGATCGCCGGCCGTCTAGGTATTACGGGTGTCAAGGATATTGAGGAGTTTGTAAGTGCTGCAGATAAAATCAATGTGGCCCTTGGTGATTCTCTCGGTGATCCTGAACAGGTGATGAAGCAACTTGGCAAACTTACCGATACCTTCAACCTAAAATCTGTTTATGGCATAGAAGAATCCCTATTAAAAGTAGGTTCTGCCATCAATGAACTGGGAATGGCTTCCACTGCCAATGAAGGATATATGGTCGAATTTGCCAAAAGGCTTTCAGGTATTGCGCCTCTGGCTGGCATCTCTATTGAAAATATACTTGGCCTTGGTGCCACCCTGGACAGCCTTGGCCAAACTGCCGAGGTTTCCACCACGGCCCTTTCCAAGTTATTCATCGATATGGCTAAAAATTCAGATAAGTATGCCAAGTTCGCAAGGATGGAGGTAGAGGATTTTGTCAAGCTAATGAACGAAGATGCGAACGAAGCTTTTCTACGCATGCTAGAAGGGGTAAAGGACAATTCCGAAGGAATCACCGAATTGGCCGGCACCCTTGGAGATTTGGGTCAAGATGGCGGAAGGGTAGTAGGTGTATTAGGTACATTGGCCAACAATACTGAAGCCCTCAGAAAACAGCAGACCATTTCCAATGAAGCTTTCGAAAAAGGAACCTCGGTGGTAGATGAATTCACGGTAAAGAATACCAACCTTGCCGCCAAACTAGAGAAAGTTCAAAAGTATTTGGCAGGTGTGTTTGTCAATAGTACCATCATGGATGGAATTGACAGGATGATCTCCAGTTTCGCAAAATGGATTGATATACCCGTTTCAGAAACACTACAGGCTGAAAGAATAAACCTAATGAAGCTCCATGCGCAGATCATTACCACCAATACCAGCTCAGAACAGAGAATTAAACTTATCAATGAACTCAAAAAGCAATACCCCGATCTCCTAGGTCAGATAAATGCCGATACCATCTCAAATCAGGAACTCACACTTGCTATCAAATCAGTTAATGACCAATTGATTAATAAAATTATCATACAGGAAAAAGAGGAAGAACTTGAAGAAAAAAGACAGGAGGTAGCTAATAAACGCATTCAAACCTTGAAAACTGAAGACTCGATAAGGGAGCGGATGGTGGAGCTTGCTGATAAATATAACCTTACTATCCAGGAGGGTATGGCACTGGATGAAGCTGCACTACAAATTGCCAATAAAGCCGGAAGTGAACAGTCTATATTCTCCATTCTAGACCCTACCTACAGCTCATCCAGTAAGTTGATCGATGATGTTCGGATTTACCAAGCCCAAATGGAATCCTTAGCCCAACTCGAAGGTGAAAACAACGAACTCCTAACTGCCAAAAATGAGCTAATGGAAAGGTTGGGTATCAATATGGGAGAGGTGGCTAAAAAACAGGTTGTTATTAATACGGAAACTATTGATGATGATAATGATACCAATGATGATGACAATAAGAATTCCTCAGCATCTTCTGATGTAAAAGCCCAAAAAGAAAAGCTTGATAAAATGGCAACCCAATGGGAAGCCTACCAACAGCGAATTAGGGACCTTACCAGACAGTATGAATTGGCCGGGATGGAGGATAGTGAACGTGAACTGGAACTCGTTTGGGATAAATATGCAAAACTAGAAGAGGAACTTATCCAGCACCTTACCAATAAGACTATTACTGAAGAAGAATTTAAAGAAAAAGCAAAAGAGCTTGAAAATTTAAAAAATCAGGAATTAAATGAAATCCGTTCCAAGTGGCAGGAAAAAGAAGCTGAAGAAAGACATGCTGCCGAACAAAATATTAACGAAGCCACACTCGAAGAAAAAGAGCTTGCCATCCTTAAGACCAACCAACATTATGATGAATTAATTGCATTGGCTAAAAAATATGGAATAGCCACTGTAGGAATAGAGGAAGCTAGAAGAAAAGAACTTAGCGCCCTGCAAAAAAAACATGATCAAGTAGAAGTAGAAAATGCTCAAAAAATTAACGAAGCCAAGATCATGATTGCCCAAAGCCTTGGTCAATCTTTAGGAGCGGTCATTGATTTCGTGGGAAATAAATCCGGTGAATTATCCACTTTTCAGAAAGTTTTAGTAGGTGCACAGATAGCGGCAGATACCGCGGCATCACTAGCCAAGATTGTACCTCTAGCTGCAGATGCGGCAAAGGGTACTGGTCCGGCGGCTCCTTTTGTTTTTGGTGGATACATTGCCACTATGGGTGCCACAGTACTTTCGGCCATAGCAAAAGCCAAACAAGCATTATCCAATAGTACAGTGCCAGATTGGGACAGCAGCTCAGGAGAAGAATCAAAAATCCAAAGAAGAACCACAGGGCCAGTTTCATCCTATTATTATGGAGGAGATACCGGTAATAATAGCCTTGGATTCGGTGATAAATATGGAGATTTTGCAGGCTATGTCCACAAAGATGAATACGTGGTACCTTCCTTTATCCGAAGCCATCCATACGTGGCCAATGTTCTTCCGGCCATAGAATCGATAAGGGAAGAAAAGCTTAGAGGATATTACAGAGGTGGGCAAACATCCGGTGAATCACCAAATTCTGGTACATCACCGAGTTTACCCACATCTAGCAAAGCAGACCCTGAAATGCTTGCTTTGCTAAAATCAATTGATGGGAAACTGGACAAAATGCCAACCCGTGTCAAGGCTTACCTGGTAGACAGTGAATTGCAGGAATTCCGCAACCTCCGCGATGATCTGGAGGATAGG